The Stenotrophomonas indicatrix DNA segment GCCGAACGTGCGTTGATCGAATGCGGTAGTGCCGGCCGCTGGCCGGCAACTGCAGGATGCTTCAGGAATTCATGAGGTTGCCGGCCAGCGGCCGGCACTACCCCAACGATGCCGGGCGCCGCCCGGCATTCTGTTATCTGCGGCTGTAATGCGCGACGAGGCGGTCGCCCAGCATCTGCAGCAGCTGCACCAGCACCAGCAGCAGGACCACGGTGACCAGCGCCACGTCGGTATGCGAGCGCTGGTAGCCATCGCGGAACGCCAGATCACCGAGGCCACCGGAACCGATCGCACCACCCATCGCCGTGAAACCGATCAGGGCCACGGTGGTCACCGTCGCACCGGCAATCAGGCCTGGCCGCGCTTCGGGCAGCAGCACGCGGGTGACCAGCTGCCAGGTGGTGGCGCCCATTGCCTGGGTCGCCTCGATCACGCCACGGTCCACTTCACGCAGCGCGGTTTCCACCAGTCGCGCATAGAACGGCGCAGCGCCGATGACCAGCGGCACGATCGCGCCACGCACGCCCAGCGAGGTACCCATCATGAACAGGGTCACCGGGATCAGCACGATCATGAGAATGATGAAGGGCACCGAGCGCAGCAGGTTCACCACCAGCGCAAGCACGCCGTAGGCAACCGGCCGGCGTTTCAGCTGTGGCGCACCGAACAGGTACAGCAGCACGCCCAGCGGCAGGCCGATGGCCAGGGTCAGCGGCAGCGAACCGGCCAGCATCAGCAGGGTGTCGATGGTGGCCTGGCCGATATCGGCCCACTTGCCCGCATCCAGGTGACGGAAAAAGCCGCCAGCAGTGGCGATGATCATCGACGCAGTTCCTCAACGTGCACGCCGGCGGCCACGAATGCGGCCTGCGCGGCGGACTGGTCACCGCCCACCAGGGCGACGATCAGCTGGCCATACGGGGTGTCCTTGATCCGGTCGATACGGCCGGACAGAATGTTGTAGTCGACCCCGGTCTGCCGCGCGACACTGCCGAGCAGGGGTTCGTAGGTGTCAGCGCCGAGAAAGGTCAGGCGCACGACACGGCCACCGACCGCGTCGAAATCGCGGTGCAGCGTGCCCTCGTCCACCTGCTCCGATTCGCTGACGAAACGACGGGTGGTCGGGTGCTGCGGATGCAGGAATACCTGGGTCACCGGGCCGGTCTCGACCAGCTGGCCGGCATCGAGCACGGCCACGCGGTCGCAGACGCGGCGGATCACGTCCATTTCGTGGGTGATCAACACGATGGTCAGGCCCAGTTCGCGGTTGATCTTCGACAGCAGCGCCAGCACCGATGCGGTGGTCTGCGGATCGAGCGCGCTGGTGGCCTCATCGCACAGCAGGATCTGCGGGCGGGTGGCCAGCGCGCGGGCGATGCCCACACGCTGCTTCTGCCCGCCCGACAGCTGCGCCGGGTACTTGTCCGCATGCGCCTGCAGGCCGACGGTCTGCAGCAGTTCGGCCACGCGCGCATCGATCTCGGCCTTCGGCGTACCGGCCAGTTCCAGCGGGAAGGCGACGTTGCCGGCAACCGTACGCGAGGACAGCAGGTTGAAGTGCTGGAAGATCATGCCGATCCGGCGGCGCAGCGCGCGCAGGCCCTCCGGCTCCAGCGCGGTTACATCTTCACCGGCGATCAGCAGACGGCCACCGCTGGGCTCTTCCAGACGGTTGATCATGCGGATCAGCGTCGATTTGCCCGCACCGGAATGGCCGATGATGCCGAACACCTCACCGGCCTCGATGGTCAGGTCCAGCGGCTGCAGCGCGCTGACCGCGCGGCCGGCAACGGCGTAGGATTTGTGCAGGCGCTGGAACTCGATCACGGGATCAGCTCACCGGGAGGGCGATGGAAGGGGCGTGCAGCCTACCAGCGCCGGCGCTCGCGCGCCCGCGCCATGGGCCAGAATGTTATTCCTTTTGGTTCTAAGGCGCCCGCACCGGCTCATTGGCCGGGGAATGGGGTCAGAGCCCCTGCGGGGATCTGACCCCGGGTCGGATCCCCGCAGGGGCTCTGACCCCATTCCCCGGCCAAACCGGTTCAGGGATGGTCCAACGGTTTCGGCGGCTCCTGCCGGTTCACCCGTTCCCGGTGCAGCAGGTACAGGCCCGAAGCGACGATGATCGCCGCGCCCGCCCAGGTGTAGCCATCCGGCAACTGCCCCCAGAAGGCCAGATCCCAGCCGATCACCCAGACCAGACCGCTGTACTCCAGCGGCGCGATCATCGATGCCTCACCCAGTTGGAAGGCCTTGGTCAGCGCGATCTGGCCCAGCGCACCGGCCAGGCCCATGCCGGCGATCAACGGCGCATGCGCCATCTGCAGCGGCACCCAGCCGGGGATTGCCAGCAGCCCGGCGCCGATGGCCATGATGACCAGGAACCAGACCACCATCGACTGCGAGGTATCGGTGCGGGTCAGCAGGCTGACGGTGATCGCGGCGATGGCATAGGCGGTGGCAGCGGCCAGCACCATCAGGCCCGGCACCGAGATGAAACCGCCCACGCCCGGCCGCAGCACCACCAGCACGCCGACCAGGCCGATGCCGATGGCGACCCAGCGCCGCGGCCCGACCCGCTCGCCCAGCAGCGGCACCGACAACGCAGCGATCAGCAGTGGCGCAACGAAATAGATGGTGTAGGCGGTGGACAGCGGCAGGTCGCGCAGGGCGAACACGAAGCAGCCGATCATCGCCATGCCCAGCCCGCCGCGCAGCAGGTGCAGGCCCCAGCGACGCGGGATCAGCGAGCGTGGCCCGGCACTGGCCAGCACCCAGACCAGTACGAAGGGCAGCGACGCCACACCCCGCAGGAAGGTCACCTCCAACGAGGGATAGCTGGCCGAGAGCTGCTTCATGCCAGCGTCCATCAGCGAAAAACAGGCGACAGCAGCGACCATCCAGGCCACGGCGCGCGAAGGGGAGCGTTGCAGGTTCATGGCCCATTATCACCGACCATGCCGGATTGTTGGGTCTGCCGAGCGGTCCTATCGGGCAAGGCTCGACCCTGCACGGGCAGGCACACGGGCCCCCGCGATAGAATGGCAGCCACTGATTTCTGCGGAGTAACGCCCATGCCTTCCTTCGACGTTGTGTCCGAAGTCGACACCCACGAACTGACCAATGCACTCGACCAGGCCAACCGCGAGCTTGCCACCCGTTTCGACTTCAAGGGCGTGGACGCCAGGTTCGAGCGCGAGGGTGAAGTGATCACCCAGTCCGCGCCGAGCGAGTTCCAGCTCAAGCAGATGAACGACATCCTGCGCGCACGCCTGGCCGCCCGCAGCATCGACGTGCTCAGTCTGGAATATGGCGACGTGGAAACCAACCTTGCGCAGGCCCGGCAGAAGATCACCGTCAAGCAGGGCATCGAGCAGAAGATCGCCAAGAAGATCGCCGCAGCGCTGAAGGAAGCCAAGCTGAAGGTGGAAACCCAGATCAACGGCGATAAGCTGCGGGTGATGGGCAAGAAGCGCGACGACCTGCAGGACGCCATCGCCGTGCTGAAGGCCGGCAAGTTCGAGCTGCCGCTGCAGTTCAACAACTTCCGCGATTGATCGACGCCGGGGTGTAGCGCCGGCCCCGGTTGCCGGCCTCACTCGCGCAGCAGTTTGTACAGCGTTGTCCGCGAGATTCCGAGTTGGCGTGCGGCGAGGCTGAGGTTGCCTTCGGCAGCACGTGCGGCTCGCCGCGCTGCATCGCGCTGCTGGTCACGCAGTGGCGCCGCCTGCACGGGCGCCGCGGCCGTAGCCGGCGAACGCGACCGTGCAGCGCGCGGTGCCTGCAGATGCTGAAGATGGACCGCACTGCCCTCGCCCAACCGCACCCGATGCGCAGGACCAGGCTGCAGCAGTCGGCGTCGCTGAGCGGCGCTGGCGCCGGCAAACAACGTGTCCAGCGACAGCAACGGCAGCGGCCCACGCCGTGGCAGGCCGAGCAGACGCCGGGCGACGCGGTTGGCGGCAAGCAACTGGCCATCTTCCTGCACCGCCAACAGGCCCTGCAGCGGTGATGCCAGCCAGCGCGGATCATGCTGCACCGCCAGAAGGTGCACATCGCTGAGCGTGTGCATCAAGCGGTTCTCGATGGCCAGCGCCGCCTGCCGGAAATAGCCCTGCAGCAATGCCGGATCGCGCTCCCCCAGCCCGGTGATGTCGATCGCACCGCAGACCTGCCCCTGCAGATCATGCAGCGGCTCACTCAAGCAGAACACGGGAGCGAATCGCTGCAGATAGTGTTCGTTGCCGCGTACCAAGGCGGGCAGGTCATCGGCCAGGCTGACCGCAGGCGCGGTGGTGCCGATCTCGGCCTCGCCCAGCCGCCGGCCCACCTGGATCGGCCGCAGCAGCGGCGCATCTTCCAGGCCATGGGCGCGATGCACGATCACCATGCCCTCGAGGTTGGCGCAGAACATCGTCCATCCCCGCGCACCGAACGCGGCCCACAACTGCTCCAGCTCGGGCTGCACGCAACGCGCCAGGCGGCGGTCGTGGCGGGATTCCAGGTGGTGGCCGTTGCCCTGCAATGGCGGGTAATACGGCTCCTGGCCGGGGCGCACACCGGCCGCATGCGAACGCTGCCAGGACTGCTGCAACGGCAAGGGCAGCATCGCCAGCGACTGCACGTCGCCCTCGGCAAAAGCGGCACGCGCCGCCACCAACTGCTGTTGCCCGACTGTCGTGGCCATCATGGACGCAGGGTACACCCGCGCACGCCACGCCCGCGTTACGTCCCGGCAACGGAGCGTTTCCGTTTCCGTCAGGCGTTCATCCACGCATGGCGTGGATCTACTTCCACGACGCGCCGTTCCGTGAAAGTACGTTTCCTTCTCCGTCAAGCATTCATGTGTCGACCAAGGTCGACACCTACCAACAGCAGCGGGAACCTGTCGAAGGCGGGGTGGGTCCGGTTGCGGGGGTGTAAGCGCCATGGATGGCGCGCCCAAGCCTCCAGGGACGGATTCACGGCGTCCCCCGCAACCGGACCCACCCCGCCATCCCACGGAATGCCCGCTTTTGACGTTGCCGTCGATTCGGCGGGTGCAGGGCGCAGCCCTGCAAACCCTCACCTCACGCAGCGATCCGCAGGATCGGCTTCAGGGTGATGCCCCGCGTACTGTCCTCGGCCGCCTGGTTGATCTGCTCCAGCGGATAGAACTTCACCAACCTGTCGAACGGGAAGCGCCCCTGCTGGTACAGCGTCACCAGCTGCGGAATGAACACCTGCGGCACGCTGTCGCCCTCGACAATGCCACGGATGCTGCGGCCACCCAGCAGCAGGTTGTTCACATCGAAACTGGCGGTCGTGCCCAGCTTCGGCGCACCGACCACGCCCATCATGCCCAGCCCGGCCAAGGCTTCGATGCCGGCCGACAGCACCTCCGGCCGACCGGTGGATTCCAGTGCGAAATCGGCGCCGCCGCCGGTGATCGCACGCACCGCCTCGATCACATCGGTCTCGCGGCTGTTGACCACGTGGGTGGCACCCAGCTCCATGGCCAGCTGCAACCGCGAGGGCACCACGTCGATGGCGATGATGGTGGTGGCACCGGCGACCTTGGCCGCCATCACCGCGCTCAGGCCCACCGCACCTGCGCCATAGCTGGCGAAGCTGCTGCCCGATCGCACCTGCAGCGAGTTGAGCACCGCACCGGCACCGGTCTGGATGCCGCAGCCCAGTGGCCCGAGCAGCTCCAGCGGCGCATCGTCAGGCACCTTGATGGCGTTGATCTCGCGCGCCAGCGCAAACGTGGCAAACGACGACTGTGCGAAGAAGTGATCGTGCAGCGGCTGGCCCTGCGCATCGGTGATGGCGGTATGGCCGTGGCCATCGTCGCCACCGAAGTTCAGCGCGAAGAAATCGCGGCAGTACGCACCATGTCCACCACGACAGGGATTGCAGTGACCGCACTGGCCGTAGGTCAGCACGACGTGGTCGCCGGCCTTCAGCTCGCGCACGTTGGGACCGACCGCCTCGACGATGCCCGCGCCCTCATGGCCCAGCACCGCCGGCAGCGGCACCGGATAGTATTGGTCACGCACGATCAGGTCGGTGTGGCACAGGCCGGTCGCCACGATCTTCACCAGTACTTCGTCGTCCTGCGGGCCGCGCAGGCGCGCCTGCTCGATGACGAAGGGCTGTTCCTTGCCGCGCACCACGGCGGCGGTGATGTCACGCGATCCACTGTTGCTGCTCATCGTTGCGTTCTCCTCGATCAGATCGGATAGGCCGGGGCTTCGCCCTTGACCGTCATCCATTGCCACTGGGTGAATTCCTCCACGTTGGCCGGGCCGCCGATGCTGGTGCCGTTGCCGGACGCCCCTACCCCGCCGAAGGGATTGATGACCTCATCGTTCACGGTCTGGTCGTTGATGTGCAGCAGGCCGGTACGCAGGCGCTCGCCCAGCTTCAGCGCGCGGCCGACGTTGCTGGAGACGATCGCCATCGACAGGCCGTACTCGCTGTCATTGGCCAGGCGCACGGCTTCGTCGTCGTCATCGAACGGCACCACCACCGCTACCGGCGCGAAGATCTCTTCGTTGAACGCCGGATTGTCCGCGCTGACGTTGCCGAGCACGGTCGGTGCGAAGAACAGGTCCTGGTAGGTGCCGCCGGTTTCGAGGGACGCACCTGCCTTCACCGCGTCGTCGACCACGCGCGCCGCATGGTCGCGTTGCACGGCATTGATCAGTGGGCCCAGCGCCACGTCCTCGCGTGCCGGGTCGCCCACCTTCAGCGACTTCGCCTTGGCCACCAGCTTCTGCAGGAACGCCTGATGGATGCTGCGCTGTACCAGCACACGGCCGGTGGCCATGCAGATCTGGCCCTGGTGCAGATACACGCCCCATGCGGTGTTGGCCACGGCCAGGTCCAGATCCGCATCGTCGAGGATGATCAGCGCGTTCTTGCCGCCCAGCTCCAGCGACACCTTTTTCAGGTGCTTGCCGGCGGCTTCGCCAACCTTGCGTCCGGCCGCCGTCGAGCCGGTGAACTGGATCATCGCCACATGCGGGTCGCTGGTCAGCGCGGCACCGGCGGCGCCGTCGCCGGGCAACATGTGCAGCACACCCTGCGGAAGACCAGCCTGCTCGAACAGGCGTGCGATCACCGCACCACCACACACCGCCGTGCGCGGGTCCGGCTTGAGCACCACGGCATTGCCGAGCGCGATCGCCGGCGCCACCGCGCGCATCGCCAGGTACAGCGGAAAATTGAACGGAGAGATCACCCCCACCACACCCAGCGGACGGCGCCGCGCCAGATTCAGGCGCCCAGGCTCGGACGGCAGGATCTCACCCACGCTGCGCGAAGGCAGCGCGGCGGCCTCATGCAGCGCCTTGATGGTCACCTTGGCCTCGAAACCAGCCTTCAGGCGGGTGGAGCCACTTTCGCGGACCAGCCAGTCGACCAGCGTATCGATGTTTTCTTCGGCCAGGCGTGCAGCCTTGCGCAGCACCTCGGCGCGCTGTTCGTACGGCGCCGCCGCCCATGCCTGTTGTGCCTGCGCCGCAGCGGCTGCAGAACGCGATACCTGCGCCACGTCGGCCAGGCCGATCTCACCAAGCGACTGCCCGGTGGCGGGCTCGATCACTGGCTGGCGCTGTGCGGCAGCGCTCCATTGACCATCGAAGAAGGCGCCTGACCAGAGTGTGTCCGGCAGCCATGGGGAAGATGCAGTCATGTGAAGTCCTCCTGTGTCGTGCCGCCATTGCACGCCTGGCCCGCAGCGCCGGCAATCGGCCATTGGCGTGATATCGGCAAGGGATTGAATCGATGGGAATTTCCAGCATCGCCGTTGTCCAGTTCCTGCACAGTGAACGGCGCTCCCGCACCGGCACGCCTACAATGGCCACCCACGCCAGCCGATGCGCCCGCCATGACCGACACCCCCCTGCCCACCGATGACCCGATCGCCGCCACCCGCCTATGGCTGGAGCGCATCGTCATCGGCCTGAACCTGTGCCCGTTCGCCAAGGCGGTGTATGTAAAGGACCAGGTCCGCATCGTGCTGAGCGACGCGACCACACCCGAAGCCCTGGTGGAAGAACTGGCCGAAGAACTGGTGCTGCTGCGCGACACGCCGGCCGAGCAGATCGATACCACGCTGATCGTGCACCCTCAGGTGCTGACCGACTTCCTCGACTACAACGACTTCCTCGACAACGCCGATGCGGCGATCGAGGCGCTGGACCTGCAGGGCATCCTGCAGGTGGCCAGCTTCCACCCGGAGTATCAGTTCGATGGTGTCGCCGCTGATGACGCCAGCAACTACACCAACCGCGCGCCCTACCCCACCCTGCACCTGCTGCGCGAAGACAGCGTGGAACGCGCGGTGGATGTCTACCCGGATCCGGACGTGATCGTCGAGCGCAACATCCAGACCCTGGACCGGATTGGTGTCGAGGGCTGGCACCGTCGCCTGCGCGGTGACGACCTGTCATGAGCGCAGTGCCGCCGATTGCTGCCTGGCCAGTTGCGCCGCTGCACAACAGAGTCGTGCTGGTCACCGGTGGTGCCAACGGCATCGGCCGCGGCATCGCCCAGGCGGTGCTCGGGGCCGGCGGCCGGGTGCTGATCGGCGATCTGGATGTGGAGGCAGGCCAGGCCTCCCTTGCCGAATGGCAGCGCGGCGATGATGCCGCGTTCCAGCGGCTGGACATCACCGACGAAACCAGCGTACGCGACTTCATCGCGGTGGCCCTGCAACGCTTCGGCCGCGTCGACGGCCTGGTCAACAATGCCGGCATCGCCGGGCCGCACGGCACCCTGCTGCAGGACATGGACTGGGAAGAATGGCAGCGCCGGCTGTCGTCGCTGCATGGTGCGTTCCTGTGCAGCAAGCATGCATTGCCGGCGCTGTCGGCCGATGCAGGCGCAATCATCAACATCGCATCGACACGCGCCTGGCAGTCCGAGCCGCACAGCGAAGCCTACGCAGCGGCCAAGGGTGGCCTGGTGGCCTTCACCCATGCGCTTGCGATCAGTGCCGGACCGGCGGTGCGGGTGAACAGCATCAGCCCCGGCTGGATCAGCACCGATGCCTGGCAGGCGCCGTCGCGGCGGCACGTGCCGCAGTATTCGGCCACCGACCATGCCCAGCATCCGGTTGGCCGCGTCGGCGAACCAGGGGACATCGGCGCACTGGCGGTGTACCTGTTGTCCTCATTGTCCGGCTTCAGCACCGGCCAGGATTTCATCGTCGACGGCGGCATGACCCGGAAGATGATCTACGCCGAATGATCCCGGGCCACGACACCCGGTAGATGCCAACCAAGGTTGGCACCTACCAGGGCATCACGCATCGATTTCCGGTAGATCCACGCCATGCGTGGATGGCGGCAACCTGCTTACGCCATGCCCGAATGGCGAAGCAGCGCGTCGATCTGCGGCGCGCGGCCGCGGAAGGCCTTGAAGTTTTCGGCGGCCGGACGACTACCGCCGCGTGACAGCACCTCGTCGCGGAAACGCGCGCCGGTTGCTGCCAGCGCCTGCGGCGCTTCCTCGAACGCGGCATACGCATCGGCACTCAGCACTTCAGCCCATTTGTAGCTGTAGTAACCGGCGGCATAACCACCGGCGAAGATGTGGCTGAACTGGTGCGGGAAGCGATTCCAGCTCGGCGGATGGTTCACCGCCACTTCCCCACGCACGCGTTCAAGCAGTGCCAGCACGCTGTCCTGTGCAGCTTCGAACTGACTGTGCAGCAGCATGTCGAACAGGCCGAATTCGAGCTGGCGCACGGTCGCCATGCCGCTGTGGAAATTGCGTGCGGCCAGCATGCGCTCGTACAGCGCACGCGGCAGCGGCTCGCCGGTTTCCACATGCGCGGTCATGCCCTGCAGGTGGTCCCATTCCCAGCAGAAGTTCTCCATGAACTGGCTGGGCAGCTCCACCGCATCCCACTCCACGCCGTTGATGCCGGCCACGCCCAGTTCGCCGATACGGGTCAGCAGCTGATGCAGGCCGTGGCCCATTTCATGGAACAGCGTGGTCACTTCATTGTGGCTGAAGGTTGCCGGCTTGCCATCGGCACCACGGCCGAAGTTGCATACCAGGTACACCAGCGGCGTCTGCACGCTGCCATCGGCGCGCTCGCGGCGGTTGCGGCAGTCATCCATCCACGCGCCGCCACGCTTGCCCTCGCGGGCATACAGGTCCAGGTAGAACTGGCCGACCAGGGTGCCCTGCGCATCCACCAGGCGGAAGAAGCGCACGTCCTCATGCCAGACCGGCGCACTGTCTTCCTGCACGCGCAGGCCATACAGCTGTTCGATCACCGAGAACAGGCCACCCAGCACTTTCGGCTCAGTGAAGTACTGCTTCACTTCCTGCTCGGAGTAGCTGTAACGCGCCTGCTTCAGGCGGTCGGCGGCGAACGCCAGATCCCAGGCCTGCAGGCTGTCGATACCGAGATGCTCGCGGGCGAACTGCTCCAGCTCGGCGCGGTCCTTGGCGGCGAACGGCTTGGCGCGCGCAGCCAGGTCACGCAGGAAGCCCAGCACTTCGGCGGGGTCGCTGGCCATCTTGGTGGCCACCGAATAGTCGGCGTAGGAATCAAAGCCCAGCAGCGCGGCCAGCTCGGCACGCAGTGCAAGGATGCGATCGATGTTGCCGCCGTTGTCCAGCGCATCGTCGCCGAACTCGGAAGCGCGTTGCGCGCTGGCGCGGTACAGGATCTCGCGCAGGTCGCGGTCCTCGCCCCAGGTCTGCACCGGCAGGTAGCACGGCATCTGCAAGGTCAGCTTCCAGCCCGCTTTGCCGTCTTT contains these protein-coding regions:
- a CDS encoding NAD(P)-dependent alcohol dehydrogenase — translated: MSSNSGSRDITAAVVRGKEQPFVIEQARLRGPQDDEVLVKIVATGLCHTDLIVRDQYYPVPLPAVLGHEGAGIVEAVGPNVRELKAGDHVVLTYGQCGHCNPCRGGHGAYCRDFFALNFGGDDGHGHTAITDAQGQPLHDHFFAQSSFATFALAREINAIKVPDDAPLELLGPLGCGIQTGAGAVLNSLQVRSGSSFASYGAGAVGLSAVMAAKVAGATTIIAIDVVPSRLQLAMELGATHVVNSRETDVIEAVRAITGGGADFALESTGRPEVLSAGIEALAGLGMMGVVGAPKLGTTASFDVNNLLLGGRSIRGIVEGDSVPQVFIPQLVTLYQQGRFPFDRLVKFYPLEQINQAAEDSTRGITLKPILRIAA
- a CDS encoding methionine ABC transporter ATP-binding protein — translated: MIEFQRLHKSYAVAGRAVSALQPLDLTIEAGEVFGIIGHSGAGKSTLIRMINRLEEPSGGRLLIAGEDVTALEPEGLRALRRRIGMIFQHFNLLSSRTVAGNVAFPLELAGTPKAEIDARVAELLQTVGLQAHADKYPAQLSGGQKQRVGIARALATRPQILLCDEATSALDPQTTASVLALLSKINRELGLTIVLITHEMDVIRRVCDRVAVLDAGQLVETGPVTQVFLHPQHPTTRRFVSESEQVDEGTLHRDFDAVGGRVVRLTFLGADTYEPLLGSVARQTGVDYNILSGRIDRIKDTPYGQLIVALVGGDQSAAQAAFVAAGVHVEELRR
- a CDS encoding helix-turn-helix domain-containing protein, with the protein product MATTVGQQQLVAARAAFAEGDVQSLAMLPLPLQQSWQRSHAAGVRPGQEPYYPPLQGNGHHLESRHDRRLARCVQPELEQLWAAFGARGWTMFCANLEGMVIVHRAHGLEDAPLLRPIQVGRRLGEAEIGTTAPAVSLADDLPALVRGNEHYLQRFAPVFCLSEPLHDLQGQVCGAIDITGLGERDPALLQGYFRQAALAIENRLMHTLSDVHLLAVQHDPRWLASPLQGLLAVQEDGQLLAANRVARRLLGLPRRGPLPLLSLDTLFAGASAAQRRRLLQPGPAHRVRLGEGSAVHLQHLQAPRAARSRSPATAAAPVQAAPLRDQQRDAARRAARAAEGNLSLAARQLGISRTTLYKLLRE
- a CDS encoding benzaldehyde dehydrogenase is translated as MTASSPWLPDTLWSGAFFDGQWSAAAQRQPVIEPATGQSLGEIGLADVAQVSRSAAAAAQAQQAWAAAPYEQRAEVLRKAARLAEENIDTLVDWLVRESGSTRLKAGFEAKVTIKALHEAAALPSRSVGEILPSEPGRLNLARRRPLGVVGVISPFNFPLYLAMRAVAPAIALGNAVVLKPDPRTAVCGGAVIARLFEQAGLPQGVLHMLPGDGAAGAALTSDPHVAMIQFTGSTAAGRKVGEAAGKHLKKVSLELGGKNALIILDDADLDLAVANTAWGVYLHQGQICMATGRVLVQRSIHQAFLQKLVAKAKSLKVGDPAREDVALGPLINAVQRDHAARVVDDAVKAGASLETGGTYQDLFFAPTVLGNVSADNPAFNEEIFAPVAVVVPFDDDDEAVRLANDSEYGLSMAIVSSNVGRALKLGERLRTGLLHINDQTVNDEVINPFGGVGASGNGTSIGGPANVEEFTQWQWMTVKGEAPAYPI
- a CDS encoding SDR family oxidoreductase → MSAVPPIAAWPVAPLHNRVVLVTGGANGIGRGIAQAVLGAGGRVLIGDLDVEAGQASLAEWQRGDDAAFQRLDITDETSVRDFIAVALQRFGRVDGLVNNAGIAGPHGTLLQDMDWEEWQRRLSSLHGAFLCSKHALPALSADAGAIINIASTRAWQSEPHSEAYAAAKGGLVAFTHALAISAGPAVRVNSISPGWISTDAWQAPSRRHVPQYSATDHAQHPVGRVGEPGDIGALAVYLLSSLSGFSTGQDFIVDGGMTRKMIYAE
- a CDS encoding YajQ family cyclic di-GMP-binding protein, which gives rise to MPSFDVVSEVDTHELTNALDQANRELATRFDFKGVDARFEREGEVITQSAPSEFQLKQMNDILRARLAARSIDVLSLEYGDVETNLAQARQKITVKQGIEQKIAKKIAAALKEAKLKVETQINGDKLRVMGKKRDDLQDAIAVLKAGKFELPLQFNNFRD
- a CDS encoding methionine ABC transporter permease, giving the protein MIIATAGGFFRHLDAGKWADIGQATIDTLLMLAGSLPLTLAIGLPLGVLLYLFGAPQLKRRPVAYGVLALVVNLLRSVPFIILMIVLIPVTLFMMGTSLGVRGAIVPLVIGAAPFYARLVETALREVDRGVIEATQAMGATTWQLVTRVLLPEARPGLIAGATVTTVALIGFTAMGGAIGSGGLGDLAFRDGYQRSHTDVALVTVVLLLVLVQLLQMLGDRLVAHYSRR
- a CDS encoding DUF1415 domain-containing protein; the protein is MTDTPLPTDDPIAATRLWLERIVIGLNLCPFAKAVYVKDQVRIVLSDATTPEALVEELAEELVLLRDTPAEQIDTTLIVHPQVLTDFLDYNDFLDNADAAIEALDLQGILQVASFHPEYQFDGVAADDASNYTNRAPYPTLHLLREDSVERAVDVYPDPDVIVERNIQTLDRIGVEGWHRRLRGDDLS
- a CDS encoding M3 family metallopeptidase is translated as MTVANPLLDFSGLPRFEAIRPEHVAPALDVLLAQAEAAVSAAEQVQPVSWQTFVTPLDDATERLWRAWGLVGHLQGVVNTPELREAYNSNLPRVTRFASALGQNLALYRQYQALAASTEAAGFDEARRKVLENTLRDFRLGGAELDAEAQQRFSAIKEELSALSAKFSQNVLDATDAWSLIVEDPARLAGVPDDVKAAARAAAEKDGKAGWKLTLQMPCYLPVQTWGEDRDLREILYRASAQRASEFGDDALDNGGNIDRILALRAELAALLGFDSYADYSVATKMASDPAEVLGFLRDLAARAKPFAAKDRAELEQFAREHLGIDSLQAWDLAFAADRLKQARYSYSEQEVKQYFTEPKVLGGLFSVIEQLYGLRVQEDSAPVWHEDVRFFRLVDAQGTLVGQFYLDLYAREGKRGGAWMDDCRNRRERADGSVQTPLVYLVCNFGRGADGKPATFSHNEVTTLFHEMGHGLHQLLTRIGELGVAGINGVEWDAVELPSQFMENFCWEWDHLQGMTAHVETGEPLPRALYERMLAARNFHSGMATVRQLEFGLFDMLLHSQFEAAQDSVLALLERVRGEVAVNHPPSWNRFPHQFSHIFAGGYAAGYYSYKWAEVLSADAYAAFEEAPQALAATGARFRDEVLSRGGSRPAAENFKAFRGRAPQIDALLRHSGMA
- a CDS encoding DMT family transporter → MNLQRSPSRAVAWMVAAVACFSLMDAGMKQLSASYPSLEVTFLRGVASLPFVLVWVLASAGPRSLIPRRWGLHLLRGGLGMAMIGCFVFALRDLPLSTAYTIYFVAPLLIAALSVPLLGERVGPRRWVAIGIGLVGVLVVLRPGVGGFISVPGLMVLAAATAYAIAAITVSLLTRTDTSQSMVVWFLVIMAIGAGLLAIPGWVPLQMAHAPLIAGMGLAGALGQIALTKAFQLGEASMIAPLEYSGLVWVIGWDLAFWGQLPDGYTWAGAAIIVASGLYLLHRERVNRQEPPKPLDHP